The proteins below come from a single Danio aesculapii chromosome 23, fDanAes4.1, whole genome shotgun sequence genomic window:
- the si:dkey-65j6.2 gene encoding uncharacterized protein KIAA1755, producing MDPECLDSCIQSCLSVLFPPFELTASTVLSQIFQLIDAQYDGDALQCLKTFLIPAKTLLEGLQQAACAPHSERVFSCPGWPLCLQERIVIQFAPVNPLLLRPGDFYLQVIPFGIQSVQIVVKSVLEEECELEETPIPETSHSNIFTETWLQELNKKRHGRPLSRCILKTQQNIIKVPWEEVVNPEFEDERRMDSSPPSNQQESSSLCRPPTPSSFSIETRICPARDGIAVSLRLVDSSSITKHSEMDQSGIRPVGWVSPSTWDSRSKSSLVGICNDPMDFTKETQGYANTWTPLLRSNGATRERSTCVRTVRFAEEPCTPCMQRKHGHGTKQKCRFIDAVSTPKEKSDHPTEPETAGSCGEEQTQSASQEGLAPAVVGTSEKCHIVIQGQSNEVDRSSYFEMIPRLHVVPGKKTTTFGLVSPKLNRRRLVIKDLPQDPKPQSAPTPGSRINHPDGLTPAETERRPSRSSTPPTLKADALLHAGIVCLTGGQDRSDRAVLEVYGDHQVWISATLSSQEIFKLLLYFRTITRKGTKDVGMTVVFDARKKPPHPEFTKALLMLQEQDPGAVHCVVLLVNKDSSHSHEKRPGVTVETVTSYKALYKLVEVSQLTAALHGSLLYSHWDWIQIHQKLYPFVSDLQDASALLSGAIKKLEGVHKIDTVQDVQQCIKEQAALMKNVLEDARLVELQRGGGAMLARLRRETDIRSPHCEQSREVIDTVTHLYNGMEEQVHVLARKSNMSLQHLDFLLQLRHMEARFAQIKEWFDTEGETQLLQAESVDESSEQIQQTLQTFKAFLSEANERKHQAMMLVSDAERIQGPNYPETEVFHRMVSMFKSSVSDFVSRAERCCEELAMMVYICHVCERASAVAGDCRLCLEQESLCCPADEQHWARLHAHLQRLDEFPPELLQDVRTQACSLSSSKALRVWDAAWVKCEEVRRMLEERLMLLEGDQTHHGHHTDCTETATALAEEERECVPESETRANRSRDSIHNTVTCFNFRSKPRRDSKNTATTKETLADCSQRGRSSSRRAAPEQRAVSGAPIGCQWFPWQNTVNRSSSRRSELHITEPIQRHNSFSSQTHDTHGDAWRNEGENTADMPESPSRSMKLQRIMEELLLTEVEYVRSLGYILTHYYPLLSRPDVPQDLRGQRGRIFGNLEKLYDFHCQHFQQELQACQAEPLRAGRCFLNHRESFGLYALYSKNKPQSDALIQSQILQA from the exons gATCCGGAGTGTCTGGACTCGTGCATCCAGAGCTGTCTGTCCGTCCTCTTCCCACCGTTTGAGCTGACAGCATCGACTGTCCTCAGCCAGATCTTCCAGCTCATCGACGCTCAATATGATGGAGACGCCCTTCAGTGTCTGAAAACCTTCCTCATTCCTGCCAAAACCCTTCTGGAAGGCCTGCAGCAGGCGGCCTGC GCTCCGCACTCTGAGAGGGTGTTCAGCTGTCCCGGCTGGCCTCTGTGTTTACAGGAGCGCATCGTGATCCAGTTCGCACCTGTAAACCCCCTGCTGCTCCGACCGGGAGACTTCTACCTGCAGGTCATCCCATTTGGGATCCAATCGGTTCAAATTGTGGTCAAGAGTGTTTTAGAGGAAGAATGTGAGCTGGAGGAAACTCCCATCCCCGAAACCTCACACTCCAACATCTTCACTGAAACCTGGCTCCAGGAGCTCAACAAAAAGAGACATGGAAGACCCCTGTCCCGCTGCATCCTCAAAACCCAACAGAACATAATCAAGGTTCCCTGGGAAGAGGTGGTCAATCCTGAATTTGAGGACGAGCGGAGGATGGACTCCTCGCCTCCGTCTAATCAACAGGAGTCTTCGAGTTTGTGTCGTCCACCAACGCCTTCCAGCTTCTCCATCGAGACTAGGATTTGTCCTGCACGGGATGGTATTGCGGTGTCTTTGCGATTGGTAGACAGCAGCAGTATTACAAAACACAGTGAAATGGATCAGTCCGGGATTCGTCCGGTAGGGTGGGTTTCTCCAAGCACATGGGACAGCAGAAGTAAAAGCAGTTTGGTTGGGATTTGCAACGATCCAATGGACTTTACCAAAGAAACCCAAGGATATGCAAACACATGGACTCCTCTACTGAGGTCCAATGGTGCGACTCGGGAGCGTTCGACTTGTGTGCGCACAGTGCGGTTCGCTGAGGAGCCCTGTACTCCGTGCATGCAGAGGAAACACGGACATGGGACCAAGCAAAAGTGTCGGTTTATAGATGCAGTCAGTACACCCAAAGAAAAATCTGATCATCCTACTGAACCAGAAACTGCGGGCTCCTGCGGTGAGGAGCAAACCCAGAGCGCATCCCAGGAGGGTTTAGCTCCGGCAGTGGTCGGCACATCAGAGAAATGCCACATTGTGATTCAGGGACAGTCAAATGAGGTGGACAGAAGCAGCTACTTCGAAATGATTCCCAGGCTTCATGTGGTTCCCGGGAAAAAGACCACCACTTTTGGACTGGTGTCTCCGAAGTTGAACCGAAGACGACTGGTGATTAAAG ATCTTCCTCAAGATCCAAAACCTCAGTCCGCTCCTACTCCTGGATCACGGATAAATCATCCAGACGGATTAACACCAGCAGAAACAGAGCGCCGGCCGTCCAGATCCTCCACACCTCCAACTCTTAAAGCTGATGCTCTTCTGCACGCAGGAATCGTGTGTCTCACag GCGGTCAGGATCGCTCAGACCGAGCAGTTCTGGAGGTTTATGGAGATCATCAGGTCTGGATTTCTGCAACACTTTCAAGCCAGGAGATCTTCAAACTTCTGCTGTACTTCCGCACCATCACCAG GAAAGGAACGAAAGATGTTGGGATGACTGTGGTGTTTGATGCTCGGAAGAAGCCTCCGCATCCAGAGTTCACCAAGGCTCTCCTGATGCTCCAA GAACAGGATCCTGGTGCGGTTCACTGTGTTGTGCTTCTGGTCAATAAAGACAGCAGCCACAGTCATGAGAAGAGGCCTGGAGTTACG GTGGAAACTGTGACGTCCTATAAGGCTCTGTATAAACTGGTGGAGGTCAGTCAGCTGACAGCGGCTCTACACGGCTCATTACTGTACAGCCACTGGGACTGGATACAAATCCATCAG AAACTGTATCCATTTGTCTCTGATCTGCAAGATGCATCCGCTCTTCTATCAGGAGCTATTAAGAAACTAGAAGGTGTTCATAAAATCGACACAGTGCAG GATGTGCAGCAGTGCATTAAGGAGCAGGCGGCTCTAATGAAGAATGTGCTGGAAGACGCCAGATTGGTCGAGCTGCAGAGAGGAGGCGGAGCTATGCTGGCACGGCTGAGGCGAGAAACTGACATAAGGTCACCACACTGCGAACAAAGCCG TGAGGTGATCGATACGGTCACTCATCTGTACAACGGCATGGAGGAGCAGGTGCACGTTCTGGCCAGAAAGTCCAACATGTCCCTGCAGCACCTGGACTTCCTGTTGCAGCTGCGACACATGGAGGCCAGGTTTGCACAg ATAAAGGAATGGTTCGACACAGAAGGAGAAACGCAGCTCCTGCAGGCTGAATCAGTGGATGAATCCAGTGAACAAATACAACAAACCCTGCAGACATTTAAAGCTTTTCTCTCTGAAGCAAAC gagcgGAAGCACCAGGCGATGATGCTGGTGTCGGATGCGGAGCGCATTCAGGGCCCAAACTATCCCGAGACAGAGGTGTTTCACAGAATGGTGTCCATGTTTAAGTCTAGCGTGTCTGATTTCGTGTCTCGTGCAGAGCGCTGCTGTGAAGAGCTGGCGATGATGGTCTACATCTGCCACGTCTGTGAGAGG GCTTCAGCCGTGGCAGGCGACTGCAGGCTGTGTTTGGAGCAGGAGTCACTCTGCTGTCCTGCAGATGAGCAGCACTGGGCTCGACTCCACGCTCACCTGCAGAGGCTGGATGAGTTTCCTCCAGAGCTCCTGCAGGATGTCCGTACACAGGCCTGTTCACTGAGCAGCTCCAAGGCTCTGCGGGTGTGGGACGCCGCCTGGGTGAAGTGTGAGGAGGTGCGGAGGATGCTGGAAGAGAGGCTGATGCTGCTGGAGGGAGATCAGACACACCATGGACATCACACTGACTGTACGGAGACCGCTAcag CACTAGCAGAAGAAGAGCGCGAGTGTGTGCCTGAATCAGAAACACGAGCGAATCGATCCAGAGACAGCATCCACAACACCGTCACCTGCTTCAACTTCAGATCCAAACCCAGACGAGACTCCAAAAACACAGCGACCACCAAAGAAACCCTGGCAGACTGCAGTCAGAGAggcagaagcagcagcaggagagCGGCTCCAGAGCAGAGGGCAGTTTCTGGGGCTCCCATTGGTTGTCAGTGGTTCCCTTGGCAGAACACAGTGAACAGAAGCAGCAGCCGGCGCTCGGAGCTGCACATCACTGAGCCCATCCAGCGGCACAACAGCTTCAGCTCTCAGACACACGACACACACGGAGACGCCTGGAGAAATGAAGGAGAAAATACTGCAGACATGCCTGAAAGCCCGAGCAGAAGCAT